The Stigmatella aurantiaca DW4/3-1 genome contains the following window.
CCCGGAGCGTGTAGCGCATCGCATTGTCGTCGTCGGCCACCAGGGCTCGGATCTTCACTCGGCACGCACCTCCGGGGCGGGGGCGGGGACACTCCCGTTCAAGGGAAGCGCCGGGGGTTGCTGCGTCAGGGGCAGCGCCATCATGGCGTGACATCCCCCGCCCTCGCGCGGGTGGAGCGAAAGGTCCCCTCCGTGCTGCCGCGCCAGGGAGCGGGCAATGGGCAGGCCCAGGCCCGAGCCCTGGGGTTTGGTCGTCACCCCGGCCTGGAAGAGCCGCTCGACGGACTCTCCCGTCAGGCCCGGGCCCCGGTCCAGCACCGAGACGCGCACCTGCGTCGAGCCCAGGGGCGCCACTTCGATGCACACCTCTTGCCCCGGGGGGCTGGCATCCAGCGCGTTCTGGAGGAGGTTGATGAGCACCTGCTTCACCTTGCGCGCGTCGCAGCACGCCGCGATCTCGGGACCCGGGTGGAGCCGCAGGGTGAGCCGCCGCTCGGCGGCGACGCCCTCGTGCAGCATGAGGACGTTCTCGCACAGCTCCCGCAGGCTCACCTGCTCCTGGGTCAGGGGGCCCAGGGGACGGGAGAAGTTCAGGAACTCATCGAGGATGTCCTGCATCCGGTTGATTTCCTGGCGGAGCACCTGCATCCGCTCGGCGCTTTTTCCCTCCACGTCCTTGGAGACCAGGGCCGCCAGCCCCTTGATGCTGCCCAGGGGGTTCTTGAGCTCGTGGGCAATCTCCCCCGTCATGGTGGTGAGGCGCTGGAGGTTCTCGGTGTAGTTCCACAGCGTCTCATCCCGCGCGGTGAGCGCCTGGTGGAGCATGGCATCGTAGATGCCCCTCAGGCGGGTGCCGATCTGGAAGGACACCAGCAGCAGGACGGTCATCAGCCCCATTCGCACGAACAGGTGCGTCTGGCTGTGCTGGAGTTCGGGTGCCTGCTGGAAGGCTTGGGGCAACAGGTCGTTGAACCGGCTCGTGGACTGGATGAGCACGAGGCCCCAGAGCACCACGAACTGGCCGATGAGCGCCAAGGCGCGGGGCTGTCCCGGCCGGAGGATGACCGCGACCAGCACCGCCATGGGCAGCAGCACGGGCAGCATGGGGCTCTCGACGCCCCCCGTCATCACGATGACCACGAGTTGGAGGCAGACGGACAGGCCCAGGTTGAGCGGGACGGCCCAGGGCCTCAGCCCATGCCGCTGGAACCGCTGCAACTCCACCCAGGAGAGCGCGGCCAGGCAGATGCAGACCCCCGCCATGACGAGCCGCCGCCAGAGGACATCGTCCGTCAGGACGACCCACAGGGGCAGCAGCATCACCAGCGGGGTGAACGCGAGCCGGGCGCCCACGAAACTGCCGAAGAGCCGGCTCAGACCCTCCTGCCGGACTTGTTGAATGTTGGCGCTAGCAGGGCTCGTAAGCACGG
Protein-coding sequences here:
- a CDS encoding sensor histidine kinase, which codes for MLTSPASANIQQVRQEGLSRLFGSFVGARLAFTPLVMLLPLWVVLTDDVLWRRLVMAGVCICLAALSWVELQRFQRHGLRPWAVPLNLGLSVCLQLVVIVMTGGVESPMLPVLLPMAVLVAVILRPGQPRALALIGQFVVLWGLVLIQSTSRFNDLLPQAFQQAPELQHSQTHLFVRMGLMTVLLLVSFQIGTRLRGIYDAMLHQALTARDETLWNYTENLQRLTTMTGEIAHELKNPLGSIKGLAALVSKDVEGKSAERMQVLRQEINRMQDILDEFLNFSRPLGPLTQEQVSLRELCENVLMLHEGVAAERRLTLRLHPGPEIAACCDARKVKQVLINLLQNALDASPPGQEVCIEVAPLGSTQVRVSVLDRGPGLTGESVERLFQAGVTTKPQGSGLGLPIARSLARQHGGDLSLHPREGGGCHAMMALPLTQQPPALPLNGSVPAPAPEVRAE